The genomic window TATGAAGCTACATATGGGGAAGCACCGGGGTTGGTAGAAGAACATCAAACAGAAGAACAGCCAAATGAATCATTTTTTGAGAATATTGAAAAGCGCTCTTATAATCGCTTTAACAATGAGCAAAAAGCAGCGATTACTTATGATATGAGTAAACACTTACGTATCATTGCAGGCGCTGGGAGCGGGAAGACGCAAACGATTTGTGCGAAAGCCGTTTACTTGATGAATGAAGAGCAAGTAGAAGAACAAAGAATTTTAATGATTACGTTTACTAGAAATGCTGCCAATGAACTGAAAAAACGAGTGGATAATTTCAGTCAAAGAAAAACAAGTGTGACGATTGGAACGTTTCATAGTATTTTTTACCGTCTGTACAGTGAGATCAAGCGCCAATTTCCACATCTGTCTAGTGAAGGGATTCAAGGTGAATTTTCTAAAGACACGCCTTACAAAGTAAATATATTACTGCAGAAGCTGATAAAAAAATATCAACTATATTCTTTTGATCAATATGGTGAAAAAACGATCGCTAACCGTTTGGACTATTGGCAAAATATGAACCTGTCTCAGCAAGAGATCATCCAATTGATCAAAAAAAGGTTTGATTCGATCGAGAAAGAGCCACGGCAACCTATCTCTGCACGCATGGATCAATTAATGACTGAGCTATTTGAAGAAAAACGAAGACAGCAACTTTTTGAGTTTAACGATGTACTACAGAATTTGAAAGCTGCCCTCTCGAATGAAGAAGTCAGAAAATATGTAGGAGAAAAATACGATTATTTATTTATCGATGAATTTCAAGACACGAATCCTTTGCAATGGGCAATCGTGCAATTGATTACGAAAGATTCCTCAATCAAGTTGATCATTGTTGGAGATGATGATCAAAGTATCTATGGCTTTAGAGGTTCTGAACCGGACTACATCAAACAATTTGAAAAAGAGTATCCAACAAAAACACTTTTTCTATTAACCAATTATCGCTCGCGTGCATCGATCGTCCAAGGGGCTAATCGATTGATTACATTCAATAAAGAAGACCGTATACCAAAAGCAATGGTGCCGGCACAAAAAGAAGCAGGTATCTTGCAGGCTCTATCATTTAAAACGGTACAAGAGGAAAGTGATTGGCTGATCCAGCAAGTGAAAACTTTCATAGCAGACAAAGGAAAATACAAAGAATCCATCGTGTTGTATCGTTCGCTCTCACAAACACAAGCCTTAGTACAGCATTTGATACAAACAGATATCCCTTTTGTCTTAGAAGCAGATTCGCAATATGCAGGAATATATGGAATCAAGCTTTTCCAACAATTCTATCAAAAATTCATCGTTTGGTATGATGCGGCAGCACCATTGAAACCACAAGCTTATCAACAATTATTAAGACAGTTGATGATCAATTGTTATCTGAAAACAAATGAATGCGACCAATTTTTCTCTACTAAAAACCATGATCAAGATATTGTTGCCTATATATTAAAACGTCGTCCTAACTTAGAATCCAGAGAGAAAGAACTAAAAGCTTTTGTAAATACCCTAGAAACATTCAGTCAACCAACAAAACGTTCATACGTTCCACTGATCGAGGCATATTGCCGATTACCAAGACCGTATAAGGAAATCGAGCAAGGCGATAAAGAATGGCTGCTGGAGACGATCAAGAAACATCCAACGATCCAACAATTGAAAAAACTATATCTTGAGATCCAAGGGATTGCAGCAGAACTAAAAACAAGGCTGATTGCGTATCGCAAAGGAAAACTAGACGCACTGTGTATCCAGAGTATCCACAAAAGTAAAGGATTAAGTTACCGTAACGTCTTTTTGATCGGTTGCAATGAAGGAATGATTCCTTACAATGGGGCGGTGGCGAAAGATACAAGACAAAAGAGTGAGTTGAAAACAGAACCG from Enterococcus sp. DIV1094 includes these protein-coding regions:
- a CDS encoding ATP-dependent helicase; translation: MGKMINQESEKEILRLQREISHWETKYKKLQQIFRMQEEIIASYEATYGEAPGLVEEHQTEEQPNESFFENIEKRSYNRFNNEQKAAITYDMSKHLRIIAGAGSGKTQTICAKAVYLMNEEQVEEQRILMITFTRNAANELKKRVDNFSQRKTSVTIGTFHSIFYRLYSEIKRQFPHLSSEGIQGEFSKDTPYKVNILLQKLIKKYQLYSFDQYGEKTIANRLDYWQNMNLSQQEIIQLIKKRFDSIEKEPRQPISARMDQLMTELFEEKRRQQLFEFNDVLQNLKAALSNEEVRKYVGEKYDYLFIDEFQDTNPLQWAIVQLITKDSSIKLIIVGDDDQSIYGFRGSEPDYIKQFEKEYPTKTLFLLTNYRSRASIVQGANRLITFNKEDRIPKAMVPAQKEAGILQALSFKTVQEESDWLIQQVKTFIADKGKYKESIVLYRSLSQTQALVQHLIQTDIPFVLEADSQYAGIYGIKLFQQFYQKFIVWYDAAAPLKPQAYQQLLRQLMINCYLKTNECDQFFSTKNHDQDIVAYILKRRPNLESREKELKAFVNTLETFSQPTKRSYVPLIEAYCRLPRPYKEIEQGDKEWLLETIKKHPTIQQLKKLYLEIQGIAAELKTRLIAYRKGKLDALCIQSIHKSKGLSYRNVFLIGCNEGMIPYNGAVAKDTRQKSELKTEPLTTIEEERRLFYVAMTRARNRLYLCVPEFKGKRKLKPSRFIKETGCKVKKIQ